The genomic window AGGCCGTTGGCCTTCTCGATCTGGGTGAGCAGGAGGTCCAGCGCCGCCACCTGGGAGGCGTCGACGACCTTCGGCAGCATGATGCAGTCGAGGTCCGCGCCGGCGCCCTCGACCACCTCGATGACGTCGCGGTAGGTCCACTCCGTCGTCCAGTCGTTGACCCGGACCGTGCGGATCTTCTCGCCCCAGCCGCCCTCGTTGAGCGCCGCGACGATGTTCTTCCGCGCCCCGGGCTTGGCCAGCGGCGCGCACGCGTCCTCGAGGTCGAGGAACACCTGGTCGGCGGGCAGGCCCTTGGCCTTCTCCAGGAAGCGCGGGTTGCTGCCCGGCACGGCGAGGTTGGAACGACGGGATCGGAGCTCGGCCACGGTGCCTCCAGCTGGGGTGGTGGGGTGGGCGGACGACCCCGCGGGTCGGGATCTTCGGCCACCGGAGAGTAGACAGACGGCGGGGACGGCCCCTTCTGCCGGGTCAGGTGACCGGCTCGACCGGCGTCGGCGGCCGGCTCGCCCGCACGACCAGCGCCACCCCGGCCACGACGGCGACCATCCCCGGCAGCGCGAGCAGCGGCGGGGTCTGCCCGAGCAGCACGAGCGCCACCAGCAGCGCACCGGGCACCTCCAGCAGCACCGCGAGCCCGACCACGGTGGGCCCGACGGTGGACAGCACGAGGTTGAGCAGCGTGTGCCCGAGGATCTGCGCGCAGACGGTGATCGCCGCGATCAGCCACCAGTCGCGCGCGCTGAACCCGGCGAGCGGGGTGGTGGTTCCCAGCGCCGCGAGGGCGAGCACGGCCGCGCAGGTGGCGTAGCAGACGACGGAGTACGCCGACGTCGCCAGCCGCGTGCGGGCGCGCGCCCCGGCGAGCATGTAGCCGCCCGCGCAGATCGCGCCCAGCAGCGCCAGCCCGTCGCCGGCGAGCGCCTCCAGGCTCACCGCGACGTCGACCCCGGCGATCAGCGCGGCACCGACGACGGCGAGCCCGAGCCCCGCCCACACCTGCCCGGGCAGCCGCACCCCGGAGACGCGCGCGGCCAGCGCCGTCCAGATCGGGGTGGTGGTGACCAGCGCCGTCGACGCGGCGACGGTCGTCATCGACAGGCTGGGCAGCCAGGCGGCGAAGTGCGCCGCCAGGAACAGCCCGGCGACGACCGAGCTGCCCAGGTCCCGCGGGCGCAGCCCGGTCAGCGTCGCGCGCTCCCGGCCGAGGAGCACCGGGACCAGCAGCGCCGCGCCGGCGGCGTTGCGCCAGAAGGCGATGGCGAGGAACGAGGTGCTCACCAGCGCGGTCAGCGGGCCGGAGAACGACACCCCGACGACGGCGACCGCCATCAGGCCCACCTCGCGGGCGCCCGGGCGGTGGACCGCCCACGGGGACGGCGCCGCCGTGGCGCTCCTGGCCCCGTTCAGAGGCCCGCGCCGCGCGGAGCGGGGCGTGCGGGCAACGGG from Geodermatophilus normandii includes these protein-coding regions:
- a CDS encoding DMT family transporter, producing the protein MAVAVVGVSFSGPLTALVSTSFLAIAFWRNAAGAALLVPVLLGRERATLTGLRPRDLGSSVVAGLFLAAHFAAWLPSLSMTTVAASTALVTTTPIWTALAARVSGVRLPGQVWAGLGLAVVGAALIAGVDVAVSLEALAGDGLALLGAICAGGYMLAGARARTRLATSAYSVVCYATCAAVLALAALGTTTPLAGFSARDWWLIAAITVCAQILGHTLLNLVLSTVGPTVVGLAVLLEVPGALLVALVLLGQTPPLLALPGMVAVVAGVALVVRASRPPTPVEPVT